One Caretta caretta isolate rCarCar2 chromosome 8, rCarCar1.hap1, whole genome shotgun sequence DNA window includes the following coding sequences:
- the LOC142073043 gene encoding uncharacterized protein LOC142073043 yields the protein MQSSSAQVTMMESQNRKRAPAWTEREVRDLIAVWGEESVLSELRSSFRNAKTFLKISQGMKDRGHNRDPKQCRVKLKELRQAYQKTREANSRSGSEPQTCRFYDELHAILGGSATTTPAVLFDSFNGDGGNTEVGFGDEEDDEEEVVDSSQQASGETGFPDSQELFLTLDLEPVPPEPTQGCLLDSAGGEGTSAACVSMITGSSPSQRLVKLRKKKKRTRDEMFSELMLSSHTDRAQTNAWRQIMSECRKAQNDREERWRAEESKWRAEESKWRAEDRAEAQRWRQRDERRQDSMLRLLQDQTSMLQCMVELQQRQLEHRLPLQPLCNQPPSSPSSIASTPRRPRTRWGGLRPTSHSTTEDCPKKRRLSFNKF from the exons atgcagagctcatcagcacaggtgaccatgatggagtcccagaatcgcaaaagagctccagcatggactgaacgggaggtacgggatctgatcgctgtttggggagaggaatccgtgctatcagaactccgttccagttttcgaaatgccaaaacctttctgaaaatctcccagggcatgaaggacagaggccataacagggacccgaagcagtgccgcgtgaaactgaaggagctgaggcaagcctaccagaaaaccagagaggcgaacagccgctctgggtcagagccccaaacatgccgcttctatgatgagctgcatgccattttagggggttcagccaccactaccccagccgtgttgtttgactccttcaatggagatggaggcaatacagaagtaggttttggggacgaagaagatgatgaggaggaggttgtagatagctcacagcaagcaagcggagaaaccggttttcccgacagccaggaactgtttctcaccctagacctggagccagtaccccccgaacccacccaaggctgcctcctggactcagcaggcggagaagggacctctg ctgcatgtgtttcaatgatcacaggatcttctccttcccagaggctagtgaagcttagaaagaaaaaaaaacgcactcgcgatgaaatgttctccgagctcatgctgtcctcccacactgacagagcacagacgaatgcgtggaggcaaataatgtcagagtgcaggaaagcacaaaatgaccgggaggagaggtggagggctgaagagagtaagtggcgggctgaagagagtaagtggcgggctgaagacagggctgaagctcaaaggtggcggcagcgtgatgagaggaggcaggattcaatgctgaggctgctgcaggaccaaaccagtatgctccagtgtatggttgagctgcagcaaaggcagctggagcacagactgccactgcagcccctctgtaaccaaccgccctcctccccaagttccatagcctccacacccagacgcccaagaacgcggtgggggggcctccggccaaccagccactccaccacagaggattgcccaaaaaaaagaaggctgtcattcaataaattttaa